A single genomic interval of Oryza sativa Japonica Group chromosome 7, ASM3414082v1 harbors:
- the LOC4343968 gene encoding uncharacterized protein, with product MMASRRGSGGNTSSCCALCEGSNLPSCCSACVNSKLAEYHAKLRMMKNLRDSLNARIATRLDAKRKGDEQRNWRVSKAHDIKELRDHLAELKRRNAIEKKKAEQASRDLRERTALLNLAFVTLKKKRNDSSVMHTNAMKAAQMGLMATTSEHLKMQSKAMKQLCRLFPLRRVIKDGEQNDGYNGPYDVICNARLPRGLDPHSVPSEELSASLGYMLQLLSIVVPILAAPVLHISGFGASCSRVWQRSSYWSTRQSQSKVYPLFIPRKNNCSVGEDNSWTESGSGNFGVQSVDSDNKSVLDSKRSNSFNFSIASSHSMERHQDLQRGISLLKTSVTAITTYYYNSLGMDVPSNLSTFEAFAKLLHMLSSLKVLRTTLQSNVASRSEKQGQQLNRSIWKASSAISSNSSLMDSVNTAIMPSSLDNLLLNSNTSFLYSGKPTKHGGVPDNILEGWDMVERDVLPPPPSRVEDVAQWERAHTFNRTGSKKK from the exons ATGATGGCGTCCCggcggggcagcggcggcaacaCCAGCAGCTGCTGCGCGCTCTGCGAGGGATCCAACCTCCCGTCCTGCTGCTCGGCCTGCGTGAACTCCAA GCTGGCGGAATACCACGCGAAGCTGCGGATGATGAAGAATCTCCGCGACTCCCTCAACGCCCGTATAGCCACGCGCCTCGATGCCAAG AGGAAAGGGGACGAGCAGAGAAACTGGAGGGTGAGCAAGGCACACGATATCAAGGAGCTGAGGGATCATCTCGCTGAACTGAAAAGGCGAAATGCGATAG AGAAGAAGAAAGCTGAGCAGGCATCACGTGATCTCAGAGAGAGAACGGCATTGTTGAATTTGGCTTTTGTCACG CTGAAAAAGAAGCGAAATGATTCATCGGTGATGCACACCAATGCCATGAAAGCAGCACAGATGGGTCTT ATGGCAACTACCTCAGAGCATTTAAAAATGCAGTCAAAAGCTATGAAGCAACTTTGCAGATTGTTCCCATTGCGACGA GTTATTAAGGATGGCGAACAGAATGATGGCTACAATGGTCCATATGATGTAATATGCAACGCTCGTCTACCTCGTGGTCTCGACCCACATTCAGTTCCATCCGAAGAATTATCAGCTTCTTTGGG GTACATGTTACAGCTCCTCAGTATTGTAGTTCCTATCCTAGCCGCACCTGTCCTCCACATATCTGGCTTTGGG GCTTCGTGTTCACGTGTATGGCAGCGTAGTTCCTACTGGAGCACACGACAGTCCCAAAG cAAAGTCTACCCACTTTTTATACCTAGGAAAAATAATTGCTCTGTTGGTGAGGATAATTCATGGACGGAAAGTGGTTCGGGTAACTTTGGTGTTCAATCTGTTGATTCAGACAACAAATCGGTTCTTGACTCCAAGAGAAGCAATAGCTTTAACTTCTCTATTGCATCTTCTCACTCCATGGAGAGGCACCAAGATTTGCAAAGAGGAATATCATTACTAAAGACAAGTGTTACTGCCATTACTACCTATTACTATAACTCATTGGGTATGGATGTGCCATCCAATCTTTCTACTTTTGAAGCATTTGCAAAGTTGCTCCATATGCTATCATCATTAAAGGTCCTTCGCACAACTCTTCAATCGAACGTTGCTTCAAG GTCAGAGAAGCAAGGACAGCAACTAAATAGATCTATATGGAAAGCGAGCTCCGCTATCTCATCTAACAGCAGCCTGATGGACAGTGTGAACACAGCTATAATG CCTAGTTCTCTGGACAACCTCCTGCTGAACTCCAACACGAGCTTCCTGTATAGCGGTAAACCGACGAAGCATGGTGGAGTTCCAGACAACATTTTAGAAGGCTGGGATATGGTAGAGCGCGACGtcctaccaccaccaccgtcgcgGGTTGAAGACGTTGCGCAATGGGAAAGAGCCCACACCTTCAATCGCACTGGCTCCAAAAAGAAGTGA
- the LOC4343969 gene encoding uncharacterized protein, with the protein MSGLRAISTLLHTCAAAAAGGSSRRVALAPPLGRSFRVPWRAPSAFVFDEVARAAGGERRRVSTRAASWDSEKSPYETLELDRDADEETIKTAYRRLAKFYHPDVYDGKGTLEEGETAEARFIKIQAAYELLIDDQRRKSYDREHHVNPMKASQAWMEWVMKKRKAFDQRGDMAVAAWAEQQHREMTLRARRLSRSKIDPEEERKLFAKEKKASMEFYSTTLKRHTLVLRKRDIMRKKAEEDKKKEISRLLALEGLELDTDEDDNINFLK; encoded by the exons atgaGCGGCCTCCGAGCCATCTCCACCCTACTCCacacctgcgccgccgccgccgcgggaggcTCCAGTCGGCGGGTcgctctcgcgccgccgctcggtCGGAGCTTCCGCGTCCCGTGGAGGGCGCCCTCCGCGTTCGTCTTCGACGAGGTCGCGAGGGCCGCGGGGGGCGAGCGGAGGAGGGTGTCTACGCGCGCAGCGAGCTGGGATTCGGAGAAATCACCGTACGAGACGCTCG AGCTGGACAGGGATGCAGATGAGGAGACAATAAAGACGGCATACAGGCGATTGGCCAAGTTCTATCACCCTGATG TTTATGATGGTAAGGGAACCCTTGAGGAAGGGGAAACTGCCGAAGCCCGCTTCATCAAAATCCAAGCAGCATATGAGCTACTGATTGATGACCAAAGGAGAAAGTCATATGACAGAGAGCATCATGTGAATCCAATGAAG GCTTCTCAGGCATGGATGGAGTGGGTGATGAAAAAGCGAAAAGCTTTTGATCAACGTGGTGACATGGCAGTAGCTGCTTGGGCTGAGCAACAGCATCGGGAAATGACATTACGTGCTCGCCGTCTCTCACGATCAAAG AttgatcctgaggaggagaggaaactGTTTGCCAAGGAAAAGAAGGCATCCATGGAATTCTACAGCACCACTCTAAAGAGGCATACCCTTGTCCTGCGGAAGAGGGATATTATGCGCAAGAAGGCAGAGGAAGACAAGAAGAAAGAGATCAGTAGACTTCTAGCTCTTGAGGGGCTTGAGCTAGATACAGATGAAGACGACAACATAAATTTCCTAAAGTAA
- the LOC4343970 gene encoding probable inactive receptor kinase At5g10020, whose translation MAALLVLVVLVVLGGGGAAGDDVAALLEFKKGISDRGRDPVLGSWSPPATPDAGGGGGGCPSGWRGVVCDGGAVVGVALDGLGLAGELKLVTLSGMRALQNLSLAGNAFSGRLPPGIGYLSSLRHLDLSGNRFYGPIPGRLADLSGLVHLNLSHNNFSSGFPTDGIRQLQNLRRIDLRSNSFWGNAGDLLAELRNAEYIDLSDNLFTGAVDLELESLSSIGNTVKYLNLSHNKLQGGFFRNETVGAFKNLEVLDLSNSGIAGMVPQIDAWFSLAVFRVAGNALSGVMPEAMLQNSMRLVEVDLSRNGFSGSVPVVNSTTLKLLNLSSNTFSGSLPSTVGKCSSVDLSGNQLSGELAILRAWDGTVETIDLSSNKLEGSYPNDASQFQNLVSLKLRNNLLSGSIPSVLGTYQKLQFLDLSLNALGGPVLPFFFLSPTLTVLNLSGNNFTGTIPFQSTHSTESIALIQPVLRIVDLSSNSLSGPLPPDISNLQRVEFLTLAMNELSGEIPSEISKLQGLEYLDLSHNHFTGRIPDMPQASLKIFNVSYNDLQGTVPKSVEKFPITCFRPGNDLLVFPDGLPAGNYDDTGVAQSQSSHGHKAGVRVALIVGCIGAALLVIFIALAIYVVRSQELCGRNGFRGQITIRDLKLGRLSRPNLFKPPKDNVIPTKTSFSNDHLLTAAARSMSAQKELLAEAAVEYGYADPKEVTEPSSSGMAETSAAVPAMEPSPRVVLPTSPHFIDSRFHEEPVAFEVYSPDRLVGELIFLDSTLVFTAEDLSRAPAEVLGRSSHGTTYKAALQSGHVLTVKWLRVGLVKHKKDFTKEIKRIGTIRHPNIISWRAFYWGPKEQERLIISDYVNGDSLALYLYESTPRRYSRLSVSQRLKIAIDLARCLQFLHHEKGLPHGNLKPTNIFLTGPDLSPKLVDYGLHRFMTPSGTAEQILNLGALGYRAPELANTAKPMPSFKADVYAFGVIVMEMLTRKSAGDIISGQSGAVDLTDWVQMCNREGRGTDCFDRDITGLEESPRVMDELLAISLRCILPVNERPNMKTVCDDLCSITV comes from the exons ATGGCCGCGCTCCTCGTGCTGGTGGTTTTGGTGGTgttgggaggcggcggcgcggcgggcgacgaCGTGGCGGCGCTGCTGGAGTTCAAGAAGGGGATTTCGGACAGGGGGAGGGACCCCGTGCTGGGAtcctggtcgccgccggcgacgcccgacgccggcgggggaggcggcgggtgcCCGTCTGGGTGGAGAGGGGTCGtgtgcgacggcggcgcggtggtcggcGTCGCGCTCGACGGGCTCGGCCTCGCCGGGGAGCTCAAGCTGGTGACGCTCTCCGGCATGCGCGCGCTCCAGAACCTGTCCCTCGCCGGGAACGCGttctccggccgcctccccccCGGCATCGGCTACCTCTCCTCGCTCCGCCACCTCGACCTCTCCGGGAACCGCTTCTACGGCCCCAtccccggccgcctcgccgaccTCTCCGGCCTCGTCCACCTCAACCTCTCCCACAACAACTTCTCCTCGGGCTTCCCCACCGACGGGATCCGGCAGCTGCAGAACCTCCGCCGCATCGACCTCCGCAGCAACTCCTTCTGGGGCAATGCCGGCGATCTGCTCGCCGAGCTCCGCAACGCCGAGTACATTGACCTCAGCGACAACCTCTTCACCGGCGCCGTCGATTTGGAGCTCGAGAGCTTGTCCAGCATCGGGAACACCGTCAAGTACCTCAACCTCAGCCACAACAAGCTGCAGGGCGGGTTCTTCCGGAACGAGACGGTGGGGGCCTTCAAGAACCTGGAGGTTCTTGATTTGAGCAACAGTGGGATTGCTGGGATGGTGCCGCAGATCGACGCGTGGTTCTCTCTGGCGGTTTTCAGGGTCGCCGGCAATGCGCTTTCCGGTGTGATGCCGGAGGCGATGCTGCAGAACTCGATGCGGCTTGTCGAGGTTGATCTCAGCAGGAATGGCTTCTCAG GATCGGTTCCAGTTGTGAACTCGACGACTTTGAAGCTGCTGAATCTCTCTTCAAATACGTTCTCAGGTTCCTTACCATCCACTGTTGGCAAGTGTAGCTCAGTTGATCTGAGTGGGAACCAGCTTTCTGGGGAGCTAGCTATATTGCGTGCTTGGGATGGTACCGTGGAGACGATTGACTTGAGTTCAAACAAACTGGAGGGAAGCTACCCAAATGATGCTTCACAGTTTCAGAACTTAGTCTCCCTGAAGCTGCGGAACAATTTGTTATCAGGATCTATTCCTTCCGTGTTGGGAACCTATCAGAAGTTACAATTCCTCGATCTCAGTCTAAATGCTCTTGGCGGACCTGTTTTGCCTTTCTTCTTTCTGTCGCCCACTTTGACAGTGTTAAATCTTTCCGGAAACAACTTCACTGGGACTATTCCATTTCAGAGCACACATTCAACAGAGTCGATTGCACTAATTCAGCCTGTTCTCAGGATCGTTGATCTGTCAAGTAATTCTTTGTCCGGTCCGTTGCCACCAGATATTTCTAACTTGCAAAGAGTTGAGTTCCTTACTCTCGCAATGAATGAGTTGTCTGGGGAGATTCCAAGTGAGATAAGCAAACTTCAAGGATTGGAGTATCTTGATCTATCACATAATCACTTTACTGGCAGAATTCCTGATATGCCCCAGGCTAGTTTGAAGATATTCAATGTGTCCTACAATGATCTACAAGGAACTGTTCCTAAAAGTGTTGAAAAATTCCCCATAACCTGCTTTAGACCTGGAAATGACCTATTAGTTTTTCCAGATGGCCTTCCTGCTGGAAATTATGATGATACTGGAGTCGCTCAGAGTCAATCGTCTCATGGACATAAGGCTGGCGTTCGAGTTGCTCTTATTGTTGGCTGCATTGGAGCTGCATTGCTTGTGATCTTCATAGCATTGGCAATCTATGTGGTCAGGTCTCAAGAGCTTTGCGGAAGAAATGGATTTAGAGGTCAGATTACTATTAGAGATCTAAAACTGGGGAGGTTAAGCCGACCAAATCTTTTCAAGCCTCCGAAAGATAATGTTATACCAACTAAAACAAGTTTCTCAAATGACCATCTCTTAACAGCTGCAGCTAGATCAATGTCTGCTCAGAAAGAGCTATTAGCTGAAGCTGCTGTTGAGTACGGCTATGCTGATCCAAAAGAAGTCACTGAACCCTCGAGTTCAGGTATGGCTGAGACCTCTGCTGCAGTCCCTGCTATGGAGCCCTCTCCACGGGTTGTGCTACCAACATCACCACATTTTATTGATAGTAGATTCCATGAGGAACCTGTGGCATTTGAAGTGTACTCACCCGATCGGTTGGTCGGAGAATTGATTTTCCTAGACAGCACTTTGGTTTTCACAGCTGAAGACCTGTCCCGAGCACCAGCAGAGGTTCTTGGAAGGAGCAGTCATGGCACGACATACAAAGCTGCACTACAAAGCGGCCATGTCCTGACAGTGAAGTGGCTGCGTGTTGGCCTCGTAAAGCATAAAAAGGACTTCACTAAGGAGATAAAGAGGATTGGGACCATCAGGCATCCAAATATAATTTCGTGGAGAGCTTTCTACTGGGGTCCTAAGGAGCAAGAAAGACTCATTATTTCTGACTACGTCAATGGCGACAGCTTGGCTCTTTATCTTTATG AGTCAACTCCAAGAAGATACTCCCGCTTGTCAGTTTCTCAACGGCTCAAAATTGCCATCGACCTGGCACGCTGCCTCCAGTTCTTGCACCATGAGAAGGGTCTGCCTCATGGCAACCTAAAGCCAACCAATATATTCTTGACGGGTCCTGATCTCTCCCCGAAGCTAGTCGATTATGGCCTGCATCGGTTCATGACTCCAAGTGGCACTGCTGAGCAAATACTTAACTTAGGGGCATTGGGGTACAGAGCCCCAGAACTGGCAAACACAGCCAAGCCAATGCCATCATTTAAAGCTGACGTTTACGCGTTTGGGGTGATTGTTATGGAGATGTTGACGCGGAAGAGTGCCGGGGACATAATTTCGGGTCAATCTGGGGCCGTTGATCTGACCGACTGGGTTCAAATGTGCAACAGGGAAGGACGGGGAACTGATTGTTTCGATCGAGACATCACGGGCTTGGAAGAATCTCCAAGGGTGATGGACGAGCTGCTTGCGATCTCTCTTAGGTGTATTCTTCCTGTAAATGAGAGGCCTAACATGAAGACGGTCTGTGACGATCTGTGTTCCATAACCGTGTGA
- the LOC4343971 gene encoding putative MYST-like histone acetyltransferase 1 — protein MGSMEASTAPENGTAAAAAAAASTACNGAGGGGGAAAASNGGGVERRLRSSAASASWASHLPLEVGTRVMCRWRDQKLHPVKVIERRKSSTSSSPADYEYYVHYTEFNRRLDEWVKLEQLDLETVETDVDEKVEDKATSLKMTRHQKRKIDETHVEQGHEELDAASLREHEEFTKVKNIAKIELGRYEIDTWYFSPFPPEYNDSPKLFFCEFCLNFMKRKEQLQRHMKKCDLKHPPGDEIYRSGTLSMFEVDGKKNKVYGQNLCYLAKLFLDHKTLYYDVDLFLFYVLCECDDRGCHMVGYFSKEKHSEESYNLACILTLPPYQRKGYGKFLIAFSYELSKKEGKVGTPERPLSDLGLLSYRGYWTRVLLEILKKHKSNISIKELSDMTAIKADDILSTLQSLDLIQYRKGQHVICADPKVLDRHLKAAGRGGLEVDVSKLIWTPYKEQG, from the exons ATGGGCTCGATGGAGGCGTCCACCGCGCCGGAgaacggcaccgccgccgccgcggcggccgcggcctcgacggcgtgcaacggcgcgggcggcggcggcggcgccgccgccgcctcgaacGGCGGCGGGGTAGAGAGGAGGCTGAGGTCCTCCGCCGCGTCCGCGTCGTGGGCGTCGCATCTGCCGCTGGAGGTGGGCACGCGCGTGATGTGCCGGTGGCGCGACCAGAAGCTCCATCCCGTCAAGGTCATCGAGCGCCGGaagtcctccacctcctcctcccccgccgatTACGAGTACTACGTCCACTACACCGAGT TCAATAGGAGGCTCGATGAGTGGGTTAAACTTGAACAACTTGATCTTGAGACTGTTGAGACCGATGTTGATGAGAAGGTAGAAGATAAG GCAACAAGCTTGAAGATGACACGGCACCAGAAGCGTAAAATTGATGAAACCCATGTGGAG CAAGGTCATGAGGAGCTTGATGCTGCTAGTTTGCGGGAACATGAAGAGTTCACAAAGGTGAAAAATATAGCGAAGATAGAACTTGGGAGATATGAGATAGATACATGGTATTTCTCTCCTTTCCCACCGGAGTATAATGACTCTCCAAAGCTGTTCTTCTGTGAGTTTTGCCTCAACTTCATGAAGCGCAAGGAACAGCTTCAGAGGCACATG AAAAAATGTGATCTTAAACATCCCCCTGGTGATGAAATATACAGAAGTGGAACCCTGTCTATGTTTGAG GTTGATGGCAAGAAGAACAAAGTTTATGGGCAGAACCTTTGTTATCTTGCCAAACTATTTCTTGATCACAAGACACTTTATTACGATGTTGATTTGTTTTTGTTCTACGTCCTGTGTGAATGTGATGATCGGGGGTGTCATATGGTGGGGTATTTCTCCAAG GAGAAACACTCTGAGGAATCTTACAATTTGGCTTGCATCCTCACTCTCCCTCCATATCAAAGAAAAGGATATGGGAAGTTCCTGATTGCCTTCT CCTATGAGCTTTCTAAGAAGGAAGGTAAAGTAGGGACACCGGAGCGCCCTCTTTCTGATCTTGGTCTGCTCAGTTATAGAGGTTATTGGACTAGAGTGCTTCTAGAGATTTTAAAGAAACATAAGAGCAACATATCCATTAAG GAGCTTAGCGATATGACGGCAATAAAAGCGGACGACATCTTGAGCACGCTTCAGAGTCTGGACCTGATCCAGTACCGGAAAGGTCAGCACGTCATCTGCGCTGACCCCAAGGTTCTCGACCGCCACCTCAAGGCCGCCGGCCGGGGTGGCCTCGAGGTCGACGTTAGCAAGCTGATCTGGACACCCTACAAGGAACAAGGCTAA